The Maridesulfovibrio zosterae DSM 11974 genome contains a region encoding:
- the thrC gene encoding threonine synthase, protein MTLANKFPEYRAKMEYHCLGCGKKYDIDELLYTCPECGSVFILEDLTFAELKKTSGAEWRNIFDARCATKKDSLRGIFRFYELFAAVMEEDEILYLGEGNTPIVASSPALNEVTGIKTAYKNDGQNPSASFKDRGMACAFSYINALLNKHDWDEILTVCASTGDTSAAAALYASYMDSRVKSVVILPQGKVTPQQLAQPLGSGAKVLEVPGVFDDCMKVVEHLADNYRVALLNSKNAWRILGQESYAFEVAQWYDWDLKDKCIFVPIGNAGNITAIMAGFLKLYELEIITDLPRVFGVQSAHADPVYRYYSVDDPKEREFKPVKVQPSVAQAAMIGNPVSFPRVKHFAEKFETIGGKKAFQVIQVSEQQIMDSMLLANANGHIACTQGGECFAGLIRAKELGLISETESAVLDSTAHQLKFVGFQDMYYQNNFPAEYEVTPDTSRSNKPELVINGTEKDSMPEAEYIAKAANNVVSMLGLEKK, encoded by the coding sequence ATGACTCTGGCAAATAAGTTCCCTGAATACCGTGCAAAAATGGAATATCACTGTCTCGGTTGCGGCAAAAAATACGACATTGACGAGCTGCTCTATACCTGCCCGGAATGCGGATCAGTTTTTATTCTTGAAGATTTAACTTTTGCTGAACTCAAGAAAACCAGCGGTGCCGAATGGCGAAATATTTTCGACGCACGCTGTGCTACTAAAAAAGACAGCCTTCGCGGTATCTTCCGCTTCTATGAACTTTTCGCTGCTGTCATGGAAGAAGATGAAATTCTTTACCTTGGTGAAGGCAACACTCCCATTGTAGCCTCAAGCCCTGCACTCAACGAAGTCACCGGTATTAAAACCGCATATAAAAATGATGGTCAGAACCCAAGTGCATCTTTTAAAGATAGAGGTATGGCCTGTGCTTTCAGTTACATTAACGCCCTGCTGAACAAACATGACTGGGATGAAATTTTAACTGTCTGTGCTTCTACCGGGGATACTTCTGCAGCCGCAGCACTTTACGCATCCTATATGGATAGTCGTGTAAAATCTGTAGTAATACTGCCTCAGGGTAAAGTTACTCCTCAGCAGCTAGCCCAGCCTCTTGGCAGTGGTGCGAAAGTACTTGAAGTACCGGGCGTGTTTGATGACTGCATGAAAGTTGTTGAACATCTTGCTGACAACTACCGCGTTGCTCTGCTCAACTCAAAAAATGCATGGAGAATTCTGGGACAGGAATCTTACGCTTTTGAAGTTGCACAGTGGTATGACTGGGATCTCAAAGATAAATGTATATTTGTTCCTATCGGGAATGCAGGTAACATCACCGCTATTATGGCGGGCTTTCTCAAGCTGTATGAGCTTGAAATAATAACAGATCTACCTCGTGTATTCGGCGTGCAGTCTGCCCATGCAGATCCTGTTTACCGCTACTATTCAGTAGATGATCCTAAAGAACGTGAATTCAAACCTGTTAAAGTACAGCCATCTGTAGCTCAGGCAGCTATGATAGGAAATCCGGTTTCATTTCCACGTGTAAAACATTTTGCTGAAAAATTTGAAACCATAGGCGGCAAAAAAGCATTTCAAGTTATTCAGGTTTCTGAACAGCAGATTATGGACTCCATGCTTCTTGCCAATGCCAATGGACATATTGCATGTACTCAGGGCGGAGAATGTTTTGCAGGACTTATCAGAGCAAAAGAGCTAGGTCTGATCAGCGAAACTGAATCTGCAGTTCTGGATTCTACAGCTCATCAGCTTAAATTTGTAGGCTTTCAGGATATGTACTACCAGAATAATTTCCCGGCTGAATATGAAGTAACTCCAGATACATCCAGGTCTAACAAGCCTGAACTTGTAATCAATGGAACTGAAAAAGACTCAATGCCTGAAGCAGAGTATATTGCCAAGGCTGCGAATAATGTTGTTTCCATGCTCGGTCTGGAGAAGAAATAG
- a CDS encoding DUF456 domain-containing protein, with protein sequence MITALAVLVILLMLCSLALHIFGLPANWLVLALAAGWKMFQPEAMTWDFIMILGALAFLGEVLEFVAQYFGGKKYGATGRGNLGAFIGAIAGAILGAPFFFGLGALPGALLGSFGGCLILELSHGRSFDEAKHSAWGAFWGKAFGLAIKVSLGVWMFSMSAPKIWPS encoded by the coding sequence ATGATAACCGCTCTTGCTGTACTTGTAATACTGCTTATGCTGTGCTCTCTTGCACTGCACATTTTCGGACTTCCTGCCAACTGGCTGGTCCTTGCTCTTGCTGCCGGCTGGAAAATGTTTCAGCCTGAAGCAATGACATGGGATTTTATTATGATCCTGGGAGCCTTGGCTTTTTTAGGTGAAGTTCTGGAATTTGTAGCCCAGTATTTCGGCGGAAAAAAATATGGTGCAACCGGACGCGGCAATCTAGGTGCTTTCATCGGTGCAATTGCCGGTGCTATTCTGGGTGCTCCTTTCTTTTTCGGCCTTGGAGCTCTTCCCGGAGCCCTTCTTGGTTCATTTGGCGGATGTCTGATACTTGAACTTTCACATGGCAGAAGCTTTGATGAAGCGAAGCACTCCGCATGGGGAGCTTTCTGGGGCAAAGCATTCGGTCTGGCAATCAAGGTAAGTCTTGGTGTATGGATGTTTTCCATGAGCGCACCTAAGATCTGGCCTTCCTGA
- the galE gene encoding UDP-glucose 4-epimerase GalE: MPKNKKLSLLVCGGAGYIGSHMARMIAESGHDVTVFDNLSTGHMEALKWGKFIKGDLRNPNDVAKAFEDSNYDAVFHFSGLIVVSESVEKPFEYYDNNVTGTINLLEAMRANGVNKFVFSSTAAVYGDPVMDMITEDHPLKPLNPYGKSKLFVEEILQDYAVAYGLDSVCFRYFNAAGAHPDSLIGEAHKPETHLIPNILLSGIDDGRKLKIFGNDYPTPDGTCVRDYIHILDLCDAHLSAISYMENKEGAHVFNLGNGQGFSILEVIKASSEVMGNKIEFDYEPARAGDSPRLVADSSKAVRELKWQPKFNDLREMIETAYRWHKKPAY, encoded by the coding sequence ATGCCAAAAAATAAAAAATTATCTCTACTTGTATGCGGTGGAGCCGGATACATTGGATCGCATATGGCTAGAATGATAGCTGAATCAGGTCATGATGTAACAGTTTTTGATAATTTATCTACTGGACACATGGAAGCACTTAAATGGGGCAAATTTATCAAGGGGGACTTACGAAACCCCAATGATGTAGCCAAAGCATTTGAAGATTCAAATTATGACGCAGTTTTTCATTTTTCAGGGCTTATTGTCGTGAGTGAATCAGTTGAAAAACCATTCGAATACTACGATAACAACGTAACTGGAACAATCAATTTACTAGAAGCGATGCGTGCAAACGGAGTTAATAAATTTGTTTTTTCCTCCACAGCAGCTGTTTACGGCGATCCGGTTATGGATATGATAACTGAAGATCACCCGCTTAAACCACTTAATCCTTATGGCAAATCCAAGCTTTTTGTTGAAGAAATTTTACAGGATTACGCAGTTGCTTACGGTCTTGATTCAGTCTGTTTCAGGTATTTTAATGCTGCCGGAGCGCACCCGGACAGCCTCATCGGAGAAGCTCATAAACCTGAAACTCATCTCATCCCTAATATTTTATTAAGCGGAATTGATGATGGACGTAAACTCAAAATATTCGGTAACGATTACCCCACTCCTGATGGAACATGTGTACGGGATTACATTCATATTCTGGACTTGTGCGACGCTCATCTGTCTGCAATCAGCTACATGGAAAATAAAGAAGGAGCTCATGTCTTCAACCTTGGCAATGGACAAGGATTCAGCATCCTTGAAGTAATCAAGGCTTCCAGTGAAGTGATGGGAAACAAAATAGAATTTGATTATGAACCTGCACGGGCAGGAGATTCTCCACGACTTGTTGCCGACAGTTCAAAAGCTGTACGCGAATTAAAATGGCAACCTAAATTCAATGACTTACGTGAAATGATTGAAACAGCATACCGTTGGCATAAAAAACCCGCATATTAA
- a CDS encoding DsbA family protein, which yields MNLNTGDKVIKNTILLLAMIISFSGCVNKEMLKEQITQAIKDNPQIVLNAMRENSLDMLEIVENGIDAREKIKREAQFEAEINNPYKPSLNPVRGALGSVAAPVTIVEYTDFLCPYCRKGADVVRKLVAEHPEKYRLIFRNLPMHDDSRQLAAVFEALALIDMKKAFEFHDLAFEKQKDLYNDKKGIVLGQILDQVDVDYKKLQEKLNSAEVQNYLKDDEKEAREFGLDATPTFIINGVSVRGYMPADKFEHLVDLILEKSVAANTDDGEICEDCLNQQ from the coding sequence TTGAATCTGAATACAGGTGATAAAGTGATCAAAAATACAATTCTTCTATTGGCTATGATTATTTCTTTTAGCGGATGTGTAAATAAAGAAATGCTTAAAGAGCAGATTACTCAGGCTATAAAAGATAATCCTCAGATTGTTCTTAATGCCATGCGTGAGAATAGTCTGGATATGCTTGAGATTGTAGAAAATGGAATAGATGCGCGCGAAAAAATAAAACGCGAAGCGCAGTTCGAAGCTGAAATCAATAATCCATATAAGCCATCACTTAATCCGGTTAGAGGGGCTTTGGGAAGTGTTGCAGCGCCTGTAACTATTGTTGAGTATACAGATTTTCTTTGCCCATATTGCCGCAAAGGCGCTGATGTTGTACGCAAGCTTGTAGCCGAACATCCTGAAAAGTATAGACTCATTTTTAGAAATTTACCTATGCATGATGATTCCAGACAACTTGCTGCAGTCTTTGAAGCTCTTGCCTTGATTGATATGAAGAAGGCATTTGAATTTCATGACCTTGCTTTTGAAAAGCAAAAAGATTTGTATAATGATAAGAAAGGGATTGTTTTAGGTCAGATTCTTGATCAGGTAGACGTGGATTATAAAAAATTACAGGAAAAACTTAACTCGGCAGAAGTTCAGAATTATTTGAAGGATGACGAGAAAGAGGCTCGTGAATTCGGTCTGGATGCAACTCCGACTTTTATCATAAACGGTGTTTCTGTTCGTGGTTATATGCCAGCAGATAAATTTGAACATCTGGTTGATCTGATTCTTGAAAAATCCGTAGCAGCTAATACAGATGATGGTGAAATCTGCGAAGATTGTTTGAATCAGCAATAG
- a CDS encoding class I SAM-dependent methyltransferase → MSNIAKIPEPPEDLHICFGGGDFHAIGIKMINLCKNELGIATDSKVLDIGCGIGRLAFPLLDYLSEEGRYDGFDTFPVGIKWCTENITPEFPTFNFQLVDIFNSTYNPYAQSTAADFVFPFEDNTFDLVMLNSVFTHMMPDDIMNYVEQIDRVLNDHGKIFVTFFLVNDESLELMDQKKSVHDFHKYGVFYTADPKEPMDAVGYDESFVRNIFEKHDFKIKKIMYGGWCGRKPTQNHQDIMLITR, encoded by the coding sequence ATGAGTAATATTGCTAAGATACCTGAGCCTCCTGAAGATCTGCATATTTGTTTTGGCGGTGGTGATTTTCATGCCATCGGCATTAAGATGATAAATCTCTGTAAAAATGAACTCGGGATTGCAACAGACTCAAAAGTTCTGGACATTGGTTGCGGTATTGGCAGGCTCGCCTTTCCTTTACTTGATTATCTGTCAGAAGAAGGTCGATATGATGGATTTGATACTTTTCCTGTAGGCATCAAATGGTGTACAGAGAACATAACTCCAGAATTCCCGACGTTTAATTTTCAGCTGGTTGATATTTTTAATTCAACATACAATCCATACGCTCAGAGCACAGCAGCTGATTTCGTATTTCCATTTGAAGATAATACTTTTGATCTAGTAATGCTTAATTCTGTTTTTACCCATATGATGCCTGATGACATAATGAATTATGTGGAGCAAATAGATAGAGTTTTAAATGATCATGGTAAAATATTCGTTACCTTTTTTCTAGTTAACGATGAGTCTTTGGAACTGATGGATCAGAAGAAAAGTGTACATGACTTTCATAAGTATGGTGTCTTTTATACTGCCGATCCCAAAGAGCCTATGGATGCAGTTGGATATGATGAGTCATTTGTCCGCAATATTTTTGAAAAGCATGACTTTAAAATTAAAAAAATTATGTACGGTGGTTGGTGTGGACGAAAACCGACACAAAATCATCAGGATATTATGCTGATTACCCGCTGA
- a CDS encoding DUF4139 domain-containing protein: protein MLKKILFLVLLSVLWCGSGAAAGRVVFYPSGADFSQNLRSSIQTGENGEYVMFTLSGQASPETFSVSPLSKGVSVNDVSWTRSDLSQSPAVVEIAKKIDQLKFKLNSVRSEKQALEGGILFWTERGKVQEAKAVELDKIAGLVVSNLSSLYLKSAKIDVKITEIQDLIKDLQRKQREMSGPNKMVWNVKVSVSAKGAKSAEFKLSYMLNNCGWTPHYKLDAYPEQGEVKFSFDAEIRQGSGVDFKDCNIALATVRKFSRISPPILNKWRIEPKVEDEAPRVAMDMANYALEASVVPRKLKVQSVPRQVSMATYSLWEMGRKTIPAGSTKKYTVVTENWKSDFTFLARPSLSPDVFVLADVKLDNAKDYPLGSSILFMEGAMIGKNNFIFSGNKKEMYFGSDPMLKVQRKTLEKLSGDRGLFGSTQTYNWKYLIEIENARKSEVKVKVQEAAPDAGDKSIKLVVKSSPKAKMEDNNFEWVVSVPATAKSSIEYSIELKAPDDMKLDLGIGR from the coding sequence TTGCTTAAAAAAATACTGTTTTTAGTTTTATTATCTGTCTTGTGGTGCGGCTCTGGGGCAGCTGCGGGAAGAGTAGTTTTTTATCCATCAGGAGCTGATTTCAGCCAAAATCTAAGGTCATCAATACAAACTGGTGAAAACGGCGAATATGTCATGTTTACCCTTTCAGGACAGGCCTCGCCAGAAACATTTTCAGTATCTCCTTTATCTAAGGGCGTTTCAGTAAATGATGTATCATGGACCAGGAGTGATCTTTCTCAATCTCCGGCAGTAGTGGAAATTGCCAAAAAGATAGATCAATTAAAGTTTAAACTTAATTCAGTACGTTCAGAAAAACAGGCGCTTGAGGGCGGTATTTTGTTCTGGACTGAACGTGGAAAGGTTCAGGAAGCTAAAGCTGTCGAACTTGATAAAATTGCCGGACTTGTGGTTTCAAATCTATCAAGCCTTTACTTAAAATCAGCGAAGATCGACGTTAAAATTACTGAAATTCAAGATCTGATAAAAGATCTTCAGCGTAAACAGAGGGAGATGAGCGGACCAAATAAGATGGTGTGGAATGTCAAAGTTTCTGTTTCAGCTAAAGGCGCAAAGAGTGCTGAATTTAAGCTCAGCTATATGTTGAACAATTGTGGCTGGACTCCACACTACAAACTTGATGCTTATCCTGAACAAGGTGAAGTCAAATTTTCTTTTGATGCAGAAATCAGGCAGGGTAGCGGTGTTGATTTCAAGGACTGTAATATAGCCCTTGCTACCGTCAGAAAATTTTCCAGAATTTCACCACCCATTTTAAATAAATGGAGGATTGAGCCTAAAGTTGAAGATGAAGCCCCTCGTGTTGCTATGGATATGGCCAATTATGCGCTTGAAGCATCCGTTGTACCGAGAAAGTTGAAAGTTCAAAGTGTTCCGCGGCAGGTAAGCATGGCCACATATTCATTGTGGGAGATGGGCAGGAAAACTATCCCTGCCGGAAGTACGAAAAAATATACTGTTGTAACGGAGAATTGGAAATCTGATTTTACTTTTCTAGCAAGGCCTTCACTTAGCCCTGATGTATTTGTACTGGCTGATGTCAAATTGGATAATGCCAAGGATTATCCTTTAGGATCTTCTATCCTTTTTATGGAAGGAGCCATGATAGGTAAAAATAATTTCATTTTTTCAGGAAATAAAAAAGAAATGTATTTCGGTTCTGACCCAATGCTTAAGGTTCAGCGAAAGACACTTGAGAAGCTGTCAGGAGACAGAGGGCTGTTTGGTTCGACTCAGACATATAATTGGAAGTATCTGATAGAAATTGAAAATGCACGTAAAAGTGAAGTAAAGGTGAAAGTGCAGGAAGCTGCTCCTGATGCCGGTGATAAGAGTATTAAGCTGGTGGTAAAATCCAGTCCGAAAGCTAAGATGGAAGATAATAATTTTGAATGGGTTGTATCTGTTCCCGCAACAGCAAAATCTTCTATTGAATACAGTATTGAATTGAAAGCTCCAGATGATATGAAACTTGATTTAGGGATTGGAAGATAG
- a CDS encoding TlyA family RNA methyltransferase, whose protein sequence is MAKKERADQMLFAQGLSESREQAKRMIMAGQAHYLKDGQKIPVTKPGMQLDPDLEIVVKGRDRFVSRGGYKLLTAIEELGLDPEGKVGFDAGASTGGFTDCMLQFGAVRVYAADVGYGQLHWKLQQDERVTNLERVNLRHAEADLIPEKVDLVVCDVSFISLTKILPALVKFLKESGEIVCLIKPQFEVGPGQTDKGIVRDEALRQQTVDMIVNFASSELNLHLKGLVPSSIKGPKGNQEYLAYFVS, encoded by the coding sequence GTGGCAAAAAAGGAACGTGCAGACCAAATGCTTTTTGCTCAGGGACTTTCAGAAAGCCGTGAGCAGGCAAAGCGCATGATCATGGCCGGACAGGCCCACTACCTTAAAGACGGACAGAAAATTCCGGTGACTAAGCCGGGAATGCAACTTGATCCAGATTTAGAAATTGTTGTTAAAGGCCGTGACCGTTTCGTCAGCCGAGGTGGATACAAATTACTGACTGCAATTGAAGAACTCGGACTTGATCCGGAAGGTAAAGTAGGATTTGACGCTGGCGCTTCAACTGGTGGATTTACAGACTGTATGCTTCAGTTTGGTGCAGTAAGGGTCTATGCCGCTGATGTCGGATACGGACAATTGCACTGGAAACTGCAACAAGACGAAAGGGTTACCAACCTTGAAAGAGTTAACCTGCGACATGCAGAAGCTGATCTGATACCGGAGAAAGTGGATTTAGTTGTATGTGATGTGTCATTTATATCACTGACTAAAATACTTCCGGCTTTAGTGAAGTTTCTAAAAGAATCAGGTGAAATAGTCTGCCTTATTAAGCCCCAGTTTGAAGTTGGCCCCGGTCAGACTGACAAGGGAATTGTTCGCGATGAAGCATTAAGACAGCAGACCGTTGATATGATTGTTAATTTTGCTTCCTCAGAGCTTAATCTGCACCTCAAAGGTCTTGTTCCATCCAGCATTAAAGGGCCCAAGGGTAATCAGGAATATCTCGCTTATTTCGTTAGTTAA
- a CDS encoding OmpP1/FadL family transporter, with protein MKAKFTACLGVLLIMAGIIVAPWMASKANAAGFALYEFSSRGNALGGAMIAKADDPSALAWNPAGITQLKGTQTLVGVTTISPENTVTTSYGGVSTDTDIKKETFAVPHAYFTHQVNDNVWFGVGTFTRFGLGTKFDEGWQGRYASYDTSIESYSINPNLAYKFNDYVSIAGGIEFMYIKADLRKKIDASRLYDPNTNAADVDQKIRVEGLTPGANFGIRVTPTKEWALGFSWRSKMRHRAEGSAVYDRPAGVTTAYYNDTDITMSMKTPNMFMFGTSYDIMDNLNVEFDAIWSQWSDYSEITYEFDHTDAVGRNTVVAEKKWQDVWRFQLGVEYLPIENLALRAGYVYDQSPIRKGYEDYMLPTNDRQIVSTGLGWTYDKFTIDASYMYLWMRERNIEARAGTGVLDTTTKDSISHIASISIGYNF; from the coding sequence ATGAAGGCTAAATTTACAGCATGTCTCGGTGTGCTCTTAATAATGGCGGGGATTATTGTTGCACCGTGGATGGCCAGCAAAGCTAACGCTGCCGGTTTCGCATTGTATGAATTCAGTTCAAGGGGCAACGCACTTGGCGGTGCTATGATTGCAAAAGCAGATGATCCTTCAGCTCTTGCATGGAACCCTGCAGGTATCACCCAGTTAAAAGGAACGCAGACTCTCGTTGGTGTAACAACAATTTCACCTGAAAATACAGTAACCACTTCATATGGTGGAGTATCAACTGATACGGACATTAAAAAAGAAACTTTTGCTGTTCCTCATGCATACTTCACACATCAGGTGAACGATAATGTATGGTTTGGCGTAGGTACTTTTACAAGATTCGGACTTGGAACAAAGTTTGATGAAGGTTGGCAGGGACGTTACGCTTCTTATGATACCTCGATTGAAAGTTATTCAATCAACCCTAACCTTGCTTATAAATTTAATGATTACGTATCCATCGCAGGTGGAATCGAATTCATGTATATAAAAGCTGACCTGAGAAAGAAAATTGACGCATCCAGACTTTATGATCCAAATACAAATGCAGCCGATGTAGACCAAAAAATCAGAGTTGAAGGTCTTACCCCCGGTGCTAACTTCGGTATCAGAGTTACTCCGACTAAAGAATGGGCTTTAGGATTTTCATGGCGTAGCAAAATGCGCCACAGAGCTGAAGGTTCAGCTGTTTATGATAGGCCTGCCGGCGTAACTACAGCTTATTATAATGATACAGATATTACTATGTCCATGAAGACTCCCAACATGTTTATGTTCGGTACTTCCTACGATATCATGGATAATTTGAACGTAGAATTCGATGCTATCTGGTCACAGTGGAGCGATTACAGCGAAATTACTTATGAGTTTGATCATACAGACGCTGTAGGAAGAAATACCGTGGTAGCAGAAAAAAAATGGCAGGATGTCTGGAGATTTCAGCTAGGTGTAGAATACCTTCCGATTGAAAACCTAGCCCTGCGTGCCGGTTATGTATATGACCAGAGTCCTATCCGTAAGGGTTACGAAGACTATATGCTTCCTACCAATGACCGTCAGATAGTTTCAACAGGTTTAGGCTGGACTTATGATAAATTTACCATTGACGCTTCATACATGTATCTCTGGATGAGAGAACGTAACATCGAAGCCAGAGCCGGCACAGGAGTCCTTGATACAACCACCAAGGATTCTATTTCGCACATTGCTTCCATCAGTATCGGATACAATTTCTAA
- a CDS encoding exosortase system-associated protein, TIGR04073 family, with product MNRIIKNVNIFVLSIALSSMFLAGCSMNSKNYVGNGENYSDRAPRKLGRGVTNIFSAPLEIPNQAVNLAAENDEPAEQAAGYVGGFFVGFAYGAGRIVSGVYDIVTSPFGGPAAPTMDPDLISSDFMKKVDKRDESFSNITLMSSE from the coding sequence ATGAATAGAATAATTAAAAATGTGAATATATTCGTCCTCAGCATTGCCCTTTCCTCAATGTTTTTAGCTGGATGTTCTATGAATTCTAAAAACTATGTTGGAAATGGTGAAAATTATTCTGACCGTGCGCCTCGAAAATTGGGAAGAGGTGTAACAAATATTTTTTCTGCCCCACTTGAAATACCGAATCAGGCCGTTAATTTAGCTGCTGAAAATGACGAACCTGCTGAACAGGCAGCCGGATATGTAGGTGGTTTTTTTGTCGGTTTTGCATACGGTGCAGGGCGTATTGTTTCCGGTGTATATGACATTGTGACCTCTCCTTTTGGTGGACCGGCAGCGCCAACTATGGACCCGGATCTTATTTCGTCTGATTTTATGAAGAAAGTAGATAAACGTGATGAATCATTTTCAAACATAACTTTGATGTCTTCAGAGTAG